GCCGCatgtttgtttaatttgttgattttgcTTGGTTGCGCTTAGTATTGAGTTTCCCGGACGATCGGTGTGCAAACGTtatgtttgttcaatttatttgAGATCGTTGGTGTTATACCCCGATCGATCAAGACAGCTCGTGTCACTTGTTTTACCCGTGGGGTATTTAGATCGCTTGGATCGGTGCTGACAGAGTGGGACTTCCTCTTGGAAGCCCTTGACTCGATCGGTCAGGCTGTACCTGGGTCCCGTAGGGAGCCCCGTCGGTCAGATTGTTAGATAGAGTTGATGAAACGCTCATTTTATTCATGATTAACTGTAATACATCTTGAGGTGTGACGCGTTCCACATGTTGGGTATTTCTTTGCCACTCAAGTGCTCCAGCCGATAGGCTCCGTTTTGCAGGCTCTCGGTCACGCGGAACGGGCCCTCCCAGTTTGGTGCTAACTTTCCCTGTGTTGACTTTTTTCGTGCATCATTGGTTTTCCTCCAAACTAGATCTCCCTTGACGAAACTTCTTGGTTTGACCTTCGCGTTATATCTTCTTGCCACCATTCTCCTGCACGCTTCAGCTCGCACGGCTGCTCGCTCTCTCCGCTCGGTCGTCCAATCCAATTCCTCGCGCAGTCGTCCACAATTGACCTCAAGATCTTGCATCTCCCGCCGAAGGGTCGGCTCTCCTACTTCGACTGGTAGCATGGCGTCGGTTCCATATGTTAGGTTGAAGGGAGATTCCCCGGTCGTTCCGTGCGGCGTGCAACGATAGGCCCAAAGGACTTGTGGCAGCTCGTCAACCCATGCTCCTTTGGCTTCTCCCAACCTTTTCTTTAATTCCGCCACTATGACTTTGTTCATGGCCTCAGCCTGGCCGTTGGTTTGGGGATGCTCGACCGAGCTAGTAACGTGTCTTATTCCTACTTGCTTATAGAAGTCCTTTAACTTCTTGTCGATGAACTGACGGCCGTTGTCAGTAATGATCGTGTGAGGGAGGCCGAATCGGCATATGATGCTGCGCCAGACGAAGGAGTGGACTTGCCGAGCGGTTATGTTAGCCAATGCCTCTGCTTCTACCCATTTCGTAAAATAATCTACTGCCACAAGTATGAACTTCTTCTGCGCCCGGCCCACCGGAAAGGGTCCGACGATGTCCATGCCCCATTGAGCGAACGGCCATGGAGCCGTCAAGCTATGTAACTCGGTCGACGCTCTTTTTATATCATTTCCATGGGCTTGACATCCTTCGCACTTGCGTATCATGGCTTCGCAGTCCTGTTCCATGGTCGGCCAAAAATATCCCGCTCGGAGTATCCTTGCTTTCATCGTCCGCCGACCGGTGTGCATTCCGCAGATGCCGTTATGGACCTCGTTCATGACGTATGCCGCTTCATCTGCAGATAAGCACTTAAGGAGTGGCGCTGTGAAGCCTCTCTTGTATAGATCTTCTCCGATGATTACGAAACGGAGCGCCCTCTTCCTTTCCGTCGGTCTGACCTCTTCTCCAGCCTCGCACCTCTTTAAGAGTTCTCGTATCTCGGTAGTCCAATCAGCCGATCGTTCTATTGCAGCGCATTCTCCCGCCGAAGGTCTCGTCAGGGTTTGCCTGATAATCGTCTTCAATTGGCCCTTCTCCTTTCCGTCCGCCAGCTTGGATAGCCTATCGGCTCTAGCGTTCTCCGCTCGGGGGATGTGGTGGATGGTAACTTCTTCGAATTCTTTCATGGCTTCAACAGCCTTGTGGTAGTACTGAAGCAGCAAATCATCCTTGACTTGGTATTCACCCTGTACCTGCCCGACAACGAGCTTCGAGTCGGTGTTACACTTCAACCTCGTCGCGCCCAAGTCTTTTGCTAGTCTTAATCCGGCGATCAGCGCTTCATACTCCGCCTGGTTATTTGAGGCTTTAAACTGGAACTGCAAGGAGTGCTCCACTGTAAAACCGTTCGGTCCTTCAATGACGATTCCCGCTCCGGCACTTTGTTTGTCCGACGATCCGTCAACGAAGAGGATCCACGTTTGCTCGGGCGAAGGGGTCGGTCCGTGGAGTTCGGCTGCAAAGTCGGCCAAATGCTGCCCTTTGACCGATCCTCTAGGTTCGTACCTGAGACCGAACTCAGACAACTCAACCGACCAGGCAATCATCCTACCGGCCAAGTCGGGCTTTCGAAGTATCTTGGCTATGGGATGATCGGTTCGGACGACCACCTGGTGACTCTGGAAATACTGGCGCAGCCGTCGTGCGGCCGTTAATAGTGCCAAGGCTATCTTCTCTATCAACTGATACCTCGTTTCCGCACTCTGTAGAACTCGGCTGATGAAATAAACAGGCCGCTGCTCCGGGGCTTCTTGCACCAAGGCTGCGCTGATCGTGTCGTCTATGACCGACAGGTATAACTGCAGGGGCAGCCCTTCCACCGGTCGGCTCATGATCGGTGGTGCGCTGATCATCTCCTTTATTTGTTGAAACGCCGCCTCACACTGATCATCCCACTTCTCCGTAGTCTGCTTCTTCATGATTCTCAGGATCGGCCTAACCTTCTCTGTCAGCCTGGGTAGAAATCGCGCCAGAGAAGTCAGTCGCCCCATCAACCGCTGAACCTCCTTTAAATTTTTAGGGCTCCTCATCTCAACAATAGCAGCGCACTTGTCGGGATTCGCCTCTATGCCTCGGGCCGTCAGCATGAAACCTAAAAATTTCCCTGCCGGCACCCCAAAAACACATTTCTCTGGGTTGAGACGCATGTTATATTTGCGCAACCGGTGGAAGACCTCCCCGAGGTCGCGAACGTGCTCTTCGATCGTCTGCGATTTCACAACCATGTCGTCCACATACACTTCCATGGACCGACCGATCTGCCCACGAAAGACCCGATCCATTAGCCTTTGATAAGTAGCCCCTGCGTTCTTTAGACCGAACGGCATGACCTCGTAGCAGAAGTTTGCTCGATCCGTTATGAACGCCGTTTTGGATTCGTCTGGGCCATACATGGGAATCTGGTTGTACCCAGAGTACGCATCCAGAAAACTCAAGTAGTTATGCCCCGAGGCCCCATCCACCAGCCGATCGATGCTGGGCAGCGGGTAGGCGTCCTTCGGGCAGACTTTATTGAGGTCGGTGAAGTCCGTGCACATCCTCCATTTCCCGCTCGCCTTCTTTACCATGACCACGTTCGCCAACCAGGTAGTATACTTAATCTCCCTGATGAACTCCGCCCCTTCTAGCTTTCTCACTTCCTCCTCAACCGCCTTCCTTCTCTCTTCCCccatcttccttttcttttatgaGACCGGGCGGGCTTCCCTAAAGATAGCCAACTTGTGAGACATCACATCGGGATGGACGCCCGGCATATCGGCGCTAGATCATGCAAACAAATCTTTGCTTTCTAAAATCACCGCTCCCAggagttcttcttcctccacGCTCAGGGCTCCCCCGATCTTCGTGAATTGTCCAGGCTGGCTCCCGATCAGGATCTCCTTTGTTTCTCCTTCTGGTTGCAACCGATCCTCCGTATTCGTCCGGGAGTTTAAGTCTGTCATGGCAACCTCCGATCGGTGTTGCTTGCGCGGTCGGCTGTGAGGTCTGATCCTTAATCCCGCAGCGTAGCATTGCCTGGCGACCTGTTGATCTGCATGCACCGTGCATATAGTCCCCTTGTCCgacgggaacttcatggccaggtGGAGGGTAGACACAATCGCTCCGAAAGCGTTCAAACAGGGTCTCCCTAACAACACATTGTAGGAGGTGTTAGCTTCAACTAACATGAATCTAACTCTTACCTCCCGACCGTCCTTCCGTGAGCCGATCCTGGTGCGGAGATCCACGTATCCTCTCGTGTCCACCCATTCGCCTGAGAAGCCGACTATCTGCTCGTTGTATGGCACGATCAGGTCCTCGGAGAGGTTCATCCTCTGGAAAGTCTTCCAGTATAAGATGTTGACAGAGCTTCCCTGATCGACCAACACCTTCCCGATCCCATACTCAGCCACCTCTATCGAGATGACCATCGGGTCATCATGATCAGGATCGGGCGCCTTGAAGTCGTCGTTCGTAAATGTGATGGGAGGCATCGATCGGACCTTCTTCTCAACCAGGTGAACCGATTTCAACGCCCGAACGTGTCTTTTTCGAGCTGCAGAGCTTGATCCTCCTCCGGCGAACCCCCCGGAGATGGTGTTGATGTAACCTCTCAGGGGTCTTTCCTGGCTACGGCTGCGGCTCCTTCTCGGACTCCGATGTGACCGGGATGGTTCTCTCCTACGTTTCTCGCGCTCGGGCTCCCTTTTCCTCTCCGAACGGGGTGGAAGGACCCTTCTCATCGGGCTTCGGTGCCTCACCGGGCTCTGCGGGGGACGATCTTGCCGAATGTACTTCTTCAAGTGCCCTTGTCGAATCAGTTCTTCTATCTTGTCGCGGAGCGTGTGGCACTCTTCGGTGGTATGCCCGATAGACCGATGGTACTGGCAATGCTTACTCCCGTCGGCATCGGGTGGCGGAGGCTTCTTCCTAATTGCTGGGAGTGAATCGGCACTAAAGGCCTCCTGTAAGATCCTGGCCCGGGGAACAGCCAGGGGAGTGTAGGTTGTGAACTTCGGTGGCGGGACCCTCCGTTCGGTGGGTCGGGTTACGGTTTGCTCGGTCTAGAAACGGGCGGCTTTGTGAGTGCTGCAtcctccttctctctcttctttacCCTAAACTCTTGCATGTCTTCCATCTGTATGAATTTGGCCGCGCGTTCCCTCATCTCCTCCATCGTCTGCGGCTTCTTTCGGCTTATCTTGTCCGCAAAAACTCCCGGCTGGAGCCCGTAAGAAAAGTGATGTCGCGCAATCTCGTCGCTGAGACCTTTTATCTTGACCGACATTCGATTATACCGATCGAGATAACTCCTCAGTGATTCCCCGTCCTCCTGTCGGATGTTTACCAGATTGTCGACCGTCAGGATGGCTGGTTTCAGGGGTGCGAATTGTGTGCTAAACCTCGCTTTTAGAGCAGCGAACGAGTCGATACAACCGGCCGGTAGCTCGGAGAACCACTCCAGCGCCTCCCCAGTCAATGGGATCGCTGACAGCGTGAAACATCATCTGATGCATAAAGACTCGCAGGTGGTTGTCTGGATCGGTCGTATCGTCATACTTGTCAAAAGTCGGCATCTTCCACTTCTCTGGTAGCGGCGTCTCAAAAATGTAAGGGGTGAAGGGGGAGGATCCCGACGCGGGGATCGGCTGCCGTGACAGGCGGCCCCCGTTGTTTGCTCCGGAACTCTCGGCTACCGTGTGTGACGGATTTCCCCTTGATATCTGGGTCCTTTCAACTAGACCCGGCTGTGATTGCCCACGCCCGGTTGTTGGAGGACGACTTTCTACCCGTTCGGCGTCCCGACGTTGCTGCTCCCGACTTAGCCTGAGCGGGTCAGGAACAGTGGGAGTCGAAGGGATTCCGTCTTCTTTATGTCTTAGGATGGCATTCTCCTC
This portion of the Vigna unguiculata cultivar IT97K-499-35 chromosome 6, ASM411807v1, whole genome shotgun sequence genome encodes:
- the LOC114188495 gene encoding uncharacterized protein LOC114188495; this encodes MGEERRKAVEEEVRKLEGAEFIREIKYTTWLANVVMVKKASGKWRMCTDFTDLNKVCPKDAYPLPSIDRLVDGASGHNYLSFLDAYSGYNQIPMYGPDESKTAFITDRANFCYEVMPFGLKNAGATYQRLMDRVFRGQIGRSMEVYVDDMVVKSQTIEEHVRDLGEVFHRLRKYNMRLNPEKCVFGVPAGKFLGFMLTARGIEANPDKCAAIVEMRSPKNLKEVQRLMGRLTSLARFLPRLTEKVRPILRIMKKQTTEKWDDQCEAAFQQIKEMISAPPIMSRPVEGLPLQLYLSVIDDTISAALVQEAPEQRPVYFISRVLQSAETRYQLIEKIALALLTAARRLRQYFQSHQVVVRTDHPIAKILRKPDLAGRMIAWSVELSEFGLRYEPRGSVKGQHLADFAAELHGPTPSPEQTWILFVDGSSDKQSAGAGIVIEGPNGFTVEHSLQFQFKASNNQAEYEALIAGLRLAKDLGATRLKCNTDSKLVVGQVQGEYQVKDDLLLQYYHKAVEAMKEFEEVTIHHIPRAENARADRLSKLADGKEKGQLKTIIRQTLTRPSAGECAAIERSADWTTEIRELLKRCEAGEEVRPTERKRALRFVIIGEDLYKRGFTAPLLKCLSADEAAYVMNEVHNGICGMHTGRRTMKARILRAGYFWPTMEQDCEAMIRKCEGCQAHGNDIKRASTELHSLTAPWPFAQWGMDIVGPFPVGRAQKKFILVAVDYFTKWVEAEALANITARQVHSFVWRSIICRFGLPHTIITDNGRQFIDKKLKDFYKQVGIRHVTSSVEHPQTNGQAEAMNKVIVAELKKRLGEAKGAWVDELPQVLWAYRCTPHGTTGESPFNLTYGTDAMLPVEVGEPTLRREMQDLEVNCGRLREELDWTTERRERAAVRAEACRRMVARRYNAKVKPRSFVKGDLVWRKTNDARKKSTQGKLAPNWEGPFRVTESLQNGAYRLEHLSGKEIPNMWNASHLKMYYS
- the LOC114188496 gene encoding uncharacterized protein LOC114188496; translated protein: MSVKIKGLSDEIARHHFSYGLQPGVFADKISRKKPQTMEEMRERAAKFIQMEDMQEFRVKKREKEDAALTKPPVSRPSKPILQEAFSADSLPAIRKKPPPPDADGSKHCQYHRSIGHTTEECHTLRDKIEELIRQGHLKKYIRQDRPPQSPVRHRSPMRRVLPPRSERKREPEREKRRREPSRSHRSPRRSRSRSQERPLRGYINTISGGFAGGGSSSAARKRHVRALKSVHLVEKKVRSMPPITFTNDDFKAPDPDHDDPMVISIEVAEYGIGKVLVDQGSSVNILYWKTFQRMNLSEDLIVPYNEQIVGFSGEWVDTRGYVDLRTRIGSRKDGREVRVRFMLVEANTSYNVLLGRPCLNAFGAIVSTLHLAMKFPSDKGTICTVHADQQVARQCYAAGLRIRPHSRPRKQHRSEVAMTDLNSRTNTEDRLQPEGETKEILIGSQPGQFTKIGGALSVEEEELLGAVILESKDLFA